In Helianthus annuus cultivar XRQ/B chromosome 8, HanXRQr2.0-SUNRISE, whole genome shotgun sequence, a single genomic region encodes these proteins:
- the LOC110869902 gene encoding uncharacterized protein LOC110869902, giving the protein MATDWGVYTSDTTSTDEDDFLPFALPIFGDDVPLADGPPGEDLPLVPIPAPLPFAAVPFEEQPIDALPDGDIDLLIEGPPEGDQDGGAPVEDGVPHVDIPDADPIVPMVELPDMEVQSDSSASGSIESIASYIPPLGLGSIPRMDADEEMELEQPAEAPAHPDDPIPAMLVNYQPAPVTSEPVLATDPVTVTDTPVVAPPVVEIPDVAPIPDPMAIFDDLAPFATHMDPRYAHSSNGWIEEDDYPPYVVPVTPLAAPISAPVDVPLFYPHVSDTHRIDLPITFLQDIPPPQPGEGSSSQLFGHTPFMPEDSQFLPQVPYSDFVPPVSFSAPFETQFPHITSQFAFTPHITLPVSAPMGEPSLWSAPQVMPVSDPYHPFYDGFSVEDTLTSLQLQRDALRQCVQRLERAPHPHCPCQTQFSASHTSFPSSQDSDVHFLPLDQQVAFVLRFAYALEEDLVQLRRLIFSHFPPPPPPSA; this is encoded by the coding sequence ATGGCCACTGATTGGGGAGTTTACACCTCAGACACCACGAGCACAGACGAAGACGACTTTCTGCCTTTTGCCCTACCGATCTTCGGAGATGATGTACCCTTAGCTGACGGCCCACCTGGAGAGGACCTACCCCTTGTCCCAATCCCTGCCCCTCTTCCCTTCGCTGCAGTTCCCTTCGAGGAACAACCTATCGACGCGTTACCCGATGGTGACATCGACCTGCTCAtcgagggtcccccggagggagACCAGGATGGTGGGGCCCCGGTGGAGGACGGTGTTCCGCATGTTGATATCCCAGATGCTGATCCTATTGTTCCCATGGTCGAGCTTCCTGATATGGAGGTTCAGTCCGATTCGTCCGCTTCAGGTTCCATTGAGTCGATAGCTTCATATATCCCACCGTTGGGACTCGGTTCCATTCCTCGCATGGACGCTGATGAGGAGATGGAGTTGGAGCAGCCTGCTGAGGCTCCTGCTCATCCAGATGATCCGATTCCTGCCATGCTTGTTAATTATCAGCCCGCTCCAGTCACTTCCGAGCCCGTTCTTGCCACTGACCCCGTTACTGTCACTGATACACCCGTTGTTGCACCACCAGTCGTTGAGATACCCGATGTAGCACCCATACCCGATCCCATGGCTATTTTTGATGACCTTGCACCGTTCGCTACCCACATGGACCCGAGGTACGCCCACTCCAGCAATGGGTGGATTGAGGAGGATGATTACCCTCCGTATGTGGTCCCCGTCACCCCACTTGCTGCACCTATTTCCGCACCAGTCGATGTTCCACTGTTCTACCCACACGTATCTGATACTCACCGCATCGACCTTCCTATCACTTTCCTTCAGGACATTCCTCCGCCCCAACCTGGGGAGGGATCGTCGAGTCAGCTTTTCGGCCACACCCCATTCATGCCAGAGGATAGCCAGTTCTTACCGCAGGTCCCTTATTCAGATTTTGTTCCACCAGTGTCATTTTCTGCACCTTTCGAGACCCAGTTTCCCCATATCACTTCACAGTTTGCATTTACCCCACACATTACACTTCCGGTTTCAGCCCCGATGGGTGAACCATCCCTATGGTCAGCACCCCAGGTCATGCCTGTATCCGACCCTTATCATCCATTCTATGACGGATTCTCTGTAGAGGACACGCTCACGTCACTGCAGTTACAGCGGGATGCCTTGAGGCAATGTGTCCAGcggttggagagagctccacatCCTCACTGTCCCTGTCAGACTCAGTTTTCAGCATCGCACACTTCCTTTCCATCATCTCAGGATTCAGACGTTCATTTCCTCCCTCTCGATCAACAGGTTGCTTTCGTGTTGCGCTTTGCCTATGCACTTGAGGAGGACTTGGTGCAGTTGCGCCGATTGATTTTCTCTCATtttccacctcctcctccaccgtCAGCTTAG